Proteins encoded by one window of Channa argus isolate prfri chromosome 1, Channa argus male v1.0, whole genome shotgun sequence:
- the gon4la gene encoding GON-4-like protein isoform X5, which translates to MKAAVSDCFTVTVPHSYQIHCHCCRGQRSCFFNMNPVQKRQKWVPSKPRSAVSSHEALQAPTASAGGGAEHQEEEEGGYLLVEEDTTDSSLIITMEDSQEVKAARRRVMRKRKRKPTEEEEEEDEEVEVEIDKQLDQSLESKSKQHNLTSVNVRNIIHEVITNEHVVAMMKAAINETEAVPPFEPKMTRSKFKEVVEKGVVIPAWNISPIKKACDLNKPPQFVDIPLAEEDSSDEEYCPDEEEDDETAEDTFQESDMESTASSPRGSRLNRVEDDSCSLWKISRSRSRRLRAGSGSMGPPPPPKALPPKAVTDSTFLEKLHAVEEELAVCMEPYQPLSESEDEVSLMAYRTRSKRPLRDVPLGRLEAELRAPDITPDMYDSSSAPEDREWTDWLRGLMSSDMDNEDECDDEDDPEYNFLADIDEPDLEDYRDDKAVRITKKEVNELMEELFETLKEDLAGQEVEDEGHEEEEEPQTIQTHTPEEQHNTGPSGDMAEDGPITQLRTVKQQLALIRRRQQTQAPCYTHIVCAEPYTLRLDLQQKARLQQHLQQHIQLLTQVHLLASPVAKLCSEAETTRQFLFELDVLAQRSELLMCPVRPGFCSIFRASNLQGALQLLEELRQTPISYQPQHHLPDARGHMRCYPIMPADLAWLFATRPVFLYPELLPCASLDPALYCPRRTSAFTAAEDCLLVLGLRNMEGSCDPTKLVSQFLLRKTLVQVRRRILQCCRPGFPDNIVKRSLPIIYLTIKHSNGSSVSAPEALPPCRGNRPRQSHLTFLRSASNTYSFPPGTRYPPLIPKYLDFRRIGFVLLQQPLPPPPTDPSPLPEDRIQPCSQSPPSTPPSTCSLRAPSPPQVFLRRLLLTRPDPHTFDIACKVSMATREKIFRHYQTLAGLRRGREDEDPSQVIVTDDIIRINDMEGEGKERKEESEEEEEESEVFLALSESSSSATGSIVHEDNLADCEEGDSEREVEVNLMPSRENEDDDDDDDDGRTSSDESRASVLQLQRNATSDGTDDEDEEAEAEDVAFAQDYLLRQVCDTVQVCPGLCEQLLQVLDQFSAAGPLGDPECLYDRLSCMLQPWPQLLRDFAAFLNQQQASRCGLLLEQQLFERSRRLLWRLRRSLGESSSLYQKVVSVLQESPAPPREDMMKISSLLKYHPNLQEEVWGFFQRLHHHLSETSLDTTERDSVYQTVPDRKSRAVGQERNIGKDGENKEQPVCAKNISMTSSGEKVVIWTREADRTILTACQQRGASRKTFRQVSAQLGNKTTQQVSLRFQDLMKLFHSSSQKSTCCSSEGQPISRQEAAPD; encoded by the exons ATGAAAGCAGCAGTTTCAGATTGTTTTACAGTAACAGTCCCACACAGTTACCAGATACACTGTCACTGTTGCAGAGGACAGAGATCATGTTTCTTCAACATGAATCCAGTCCAAAAACGTCAGAAATGGGTTCCATCCAAACCACGATCTGCTGTCTCCTCCCATGAAGCTTTGCAGGCACCTACAGCTTCTGCAGGGGGAGGAGCTGAAcatcaggaggaggaggagggtggttACCTACTGGTGGAGGAGGATACCACTGACTCCAGCCTCATCATAACCATGG AGGACAGTCAGGAGGTGAAAGCAGCAAGGAGGAGagtgatgaggaagaggaagagaaaacccacagaggaggaagaggaggaggatgaggaagtaGAGGTGGAGATTGACAAACAGCTGGACCAGTCACTGGAGTCCAAGTCTAAACAACACAATCTGACCTCGGTGAACGTCAGAAACATTATTCAC GAAGTGATCACTAATGAACATGTGGTGGCCATGATGAAAGCTGCCATCAATGAGACTGAGGCTGTCCCTCCTTTT gagcCCAAAATGACTCGGTCCAAGTTCAAAGAGGTGGTGGAAAAAGGAGTG GTAATTCCAGCCTGGAACATTTCTCCCATCAAGAAAGCCTGTGACCTTAATAAG cctCCTCAGTTTGTTGACATTCCTTTGGCTGAGGAAGACTCCTCTGATGAAGAGTATTGTCCtgatgaagaagaggatgatgagACGGCAGAAGAT ACATTCCAGGAGAGCGATATGGAGAGCACAGCTTCGTCTCCAAGAGGAAGTCGACTAAACAGAGTGGAGGATGACAGCTGCAGCCTCTGGAAG ATTTCTCGGAGTCGATCCAGGCGTTTAAGGGCAGGGTCTGGCTCAATGggcccccctcctcctcctaaAGCTCTGCCCCCCAAAGCCGTGACTGACAGCACTTTTCTGGAGAAGCTTCATGCTGTGGAGGAGGAGTTGGCTGTGTGTATGGAGCCTTACCAG CCTCTGTCAGAGTCGGAGGACGAAGTTAGTCTGATGGCGTACCGAACTCGGTCCAAGCGTCCTTTACGTGATGTGCCACTGGGACGACTGGAGGCAGAGCTTCGAGCTCCGGACATCACGCCTGACATGTATGACTCAAGCTCTGCCCCGGAGGACAGGGAGTGGACTGATTGGCTGAGAGGCCTGATGAGCTCAGACATGGACAATGAAG ATGAgtgtgatgatgaagatgatccAGAGTACAACTTCTTGGCTGACATTGATGAACCTGACCTGGAGGATTACCGTGATGACAAGGCTGTCCGCATCACTA AGAAGGAGGTGAATGAACTGATGGAGGAGTTGTTTGAAACG CTGAAAGAAGACCTTGCGGGACAGGAAGTTGAAGATGAAGGTcacgaggaagaggaggagccaCAAACAATTCAGACTCACACACCAGAGGAGCAGCACAATAC AGGGCCGAGTGGTGACATGGCAGAGGATGGACCAATTACACAGCTGCGTACGGTGAAGCAGCAGCTGGCTCTGATCAGGAGGAGACAACAGACACAGGCACCGTGTTACACACACATAGTGTGTGCTGAGCCGTACACACTAAGACTAGACCTGCAGCAGAAGGCTCGGTTGCAGCAGCACCTAcagcag caCATCCAGCTGCTGACTCAGGTTCACCTGTTGGCCTCACCTGTTGCCAAACTCTGTAGTGAGGCTGAGACCACCAGACAGTTCCTG TTTGAGTTGGATGTCTTGGCTCAGAGATCTGAGCTGCTCATGTGTCCAGTTCGTCCCGGTTTCTGCAGCATCTTCAGAGCCTCCAACCTGCAGGGGGcactgcagctgctggaggagCTAAGACAGACCCCCATCAGCTACCAGCCCCAGCACCATTTACCTGACGCCAGAGGACACA TGCGGTGTTACCCCATTATGCCGGCTGACCTGGCCTGGCTGTTTGCCACTCGTCCAGTTTTCCTCTACCCAGAGCTCCTGCCCTGTGCTAGCCTGGACCCAGCTCTGTACTGCCCCCGCAGGACATCTGCCTTCACTGCAGCTGAAGATTG cCTATTAGTGCTCGGCCTCAGGAACATGGAGGGATCATGTGACCCAACTAAGTTGGTGTCTCAGTTTCTGCTAAGGAAAACTCTGGTCCAGGTCCGAAGAAGGATCCTGCAGTGCTGTAGACCTGGTTTCCCTGACAACATTGTAAAG AGGAGTCTTCCCATCATCTATCTGACCATCAAACACAGTAACGGCTCATCTGTCTCTGCCCCTGAGGCACTGCCCCCCTGCAGGGGGAATCGCCCACGTCAGAGTCACCTGACATTTCTACGCTCTGCCTCAAACACCTACAGTTTTCCCCCCGGGACCAGATACCCCCCTTTAATCCCCAAATATCTTGACTTCAGACGCATTGGCTTCGTCCTGCTACAGCAGCCCCTACCCCCTCCTCCCACAGATCCTTCCCCCCTACCTGAGGATCGGATACAACCCTGTTCCCAATCACCACCTTCTACTCCTCCCTCCACCTGTTCTCTTCGAGCTCCAAGCCCCCCTCAAGTTTTCCTCCGCCGTCTCCTCCTCACTAGGCCGGACCCCCACACTTTTGACATCGCCTGCAAAGTCTCTATGGCAACCAGAGAGAAAATCTTCCGCCACTATCAGACCCTCGCTGGCCTGAGGAGGGGAAGGGAAGATGAAGACCCTTCCCAGGTGATAGTGACTGATGATATCATCAGAATTAATGACATGGAGGGAGAGGggaaggagagaaaggaggaaagtgaagaggaggaggaagagagcgAGGTCTTCCTGGCCCTGTCTGAATCATCATCCAGTGCCACAGGAAGTATCGTCCATGAAGACAACCTGGCTGACTGCGAGGAGGGGGATTCAGAGAGAGAAGTGGAAGTTAACCTGATGCCTTCCagagaaaatgaagatgatgatgacgatgatgatgatggaaggACATCCTCAGATGAATCCAGGGCCTCTGTCCTGCAGCTGCAG AGGAATGCGACTTCCGATGGAAcggatgatgaagatgaggaggcGGAGGCGGAGGATGTGGCGTTTGCTCAGGATTATCTCCTCAGG CAGGTGTGTGACACAGTGCAGGTTTGTCCAGGCCTCTgtgagcagctgctgcaggtgtTGGATCAGTTTTCGGCCGCAGGACCCCTGGGGGACCCTGAGTGTCTCTATGACAGACTGAGCTGCATGCTGCAACCCTGGCCTCAGCTGCTCCGTGACTTTGCTGCCTTCCTGAACCAACAACAGGCCAGCCGTTGTGGACTG CTGTtggagcagcagctgtttgaaCGCAGCCGTCGGCTTCTATGGCGACTTCGACGGAGCCTAGGGGAAAGCTCCTCCCTCTACCAAAAAGTGGTTTCAGTGCTACAGGAAAGCCCCGCACCTCCACGTGAGGACATGATGAAG ATCTCCAGTCTCCTCAAGTACCACCCAAACCTGCAGGAAGAAGTCTGGGGTTTTTTCCAGCGACTTCACCACCACTTGTCAGAAACTAGCTTGGACACCACAGAGAGGGACTCAGTTTACCAGACTGTTCCTGACAGAAAGAGTAGGGCAGTCGGTCAAGAACGTAACATAGGAAAAGATGGTGAAAATAAGGAACAACCAGTTTGTGCCAAAAACATCTCGATGACTTCGAGTGGAGAAAAAGTCGTCATCTGGACCCG GGAGGCGGACCGCACTATCCTGACAGCTTGTCAGCAGAGAGGAGCCAGTCGGAAAACGTTCAGACAGGTGTCTGCCCAGCTAGGAAACAAGACTACCCAACAG gTGAGCCTTCGTTTCCAAGACCTGATGAAACTTTTCCACTCTTCCTCCCAAAAGTCCACTTGCTGTTCCTCAGAGGGCCAGCCAATCAGCAGACAGGAAGCAGCCCCTGACTGA
- the gon4la gene encoding GON-4-like protein isoform X8, with the protein MKAAVSDCFTVTVPHSYQIHCHCCRGQRSCFFNMNPVQKRQKWVPSKPRSAVSSHEALQAPTASAGGGAEHQEEEEGGYLLVEEDTTDSSLIITMEDSQEVKAARRRVMRKRKRKPTEEEEEEDEEVEVEIDKQLDQSLESKSKQHNLTSVNVRNIIHEVITNEHVVAMMKAAINETEAVPPFEPKMTRSKFKEVVEKGVVIPAWNISPIKKACDLNKPPQFVDIPLAEEDSSDEEYCPDEEEDDETAEDTFQESDMESTASSPRGSRLNRVEDDSCSLWKISRSRSRRLRAGSGSMGPPPPPKALPPKAVTDSTFLEKLHAVEEELAVCMEPYQPLSESEDEVSLMAYRTRSKRPLRDVPLGRLEAELRAPDITPDMYDSSSAPEDREWTDWLRGLMSSDMDNEDECDDEDDPEYNFLADIDEPDLEDYRDDKAVRITKKEVNELMEELFETLKEDLAGQEVEDEGHEEEEEPQTIQTHTPEEQHNTGPSGDMAEDGPITQLRTVKQQLALIRRRQQTQAPCYTHIVCAEPYTLRLDLQQKARLQQHLQQHIQLLTQVHLLASPVAKLCSEAETTRQFLFELDVLAQRSELLMCPVRPGFCSIFRASNLQGALQLLEELRQTPISYQPQHHLPDARGHMRCYPIMPADLAWLFATRPVFLYPELLPCASLDPALYCPRRTSAFTAAEDCLLVLGLRNMEGSCDPTKLVSQFLLRKTLVQVRRRILQCCRPGFPDNIVKAYRYQRVLWPMPVACSPVDAGELRPPVEREERVMPLWLVRSLPIIYLTIKHSNGSSVSAPEALPPCRGNRPRQSHLTFLRSASNTYSFPPGTRYPPLIPKYLDFRRIGFVLLQQPLPPPPTDPSPLPEDRIQPCSQSPPSTPPSTCSLRAPSPPQVFLRRLLLTRPDPHTFDIACKVSMATREKIFRHYQTLAGLRRGREDEDPSQVIVTDDIIRINDMEGEGKERKEESEEEEEESEVFLALSESSSSATGSIVHEDNLADCEEGDSEREVEVNLMPSRENEDDDDDDDDGRTSSDESRASVLQLQRNATSDGTDDEDEEAEAEDVAFAQDYLLRTGGLSRVDPTSHSMTLQPLTEINILIN; encoded by the exons ATGAAAGCAGCAGTTTCAGATTGTTTTACAGTAACAGTCCCACACAGTTACCAGATACACTGTCACTGTTGCAGAGGACAGAGATCATGTTTCTTCAACATGAATCCAGTCCAAAAACGTCAGAAATGGGTTCCATCCAAACCACGATCTGCTGTCTCCTCCCATGAAGCTTTGCAGGCACCTACAGCTTCTGCAGGGGGAGGAGCTGAAcatcaggaggaggaggagggtggttACCTACTGGTGGAGGAGGATACCACTGACTCCAGCCTCATCATAACCATGG AGGACAGTCAGGAGGTGAAAGCAGCAAGGAGGAGagtgatgaggaagaggaagagaaaacccacagaggaggaagaggaggaggatgaggaagtaGAGGTGGAGATTGACAAACAGCTGGACCAGTCACTGGAGTCCAAGTCTAAACAACACAATCTGACCTCGGTGAACGTCAGAAACATTATTCAC GAAGTGATCACTAATGAACATGTGGTGGCCATGATGAAAGCTGCCATCAATGAGACTGAGGCTGTCCCTCCTTTT gagcCCAAAATGACTCGGTCCAAGTTCAAAGAGGTGGTGGAAAAAGGAGTG GTAATTCCAGCCTGGAACATTTCTCCCATCAAGAAAGCCTGTGACCTTAATAAG cctCCTCAGTTTGTTGACATTCCTTTGGCTGAGGAAGACTCCTCTGATGAAGAGTATTGTCCtgatgaagaagaggatgatgagACGGCAGAAGAT ACATTCCAGGAGAGCGATATGGAGAGCACAGCTTCGTCTCCAAGAGGAAGTCGACTAAACAGAGTGGAGGATGACAGCTGCAGCCTCTGGAAG ATTTCTCGGAGTCGATCCAGGCGTTTAAGGGCAGGGTCTGGCTCAATGggcccccctcctcctcctaaAGCTCTGCCCCCCAAAGCCGTGACTGACAGCACTTTTCTGGAGAAGCTTCATGCTGTGGAGGAGGAGTTGGCTGTGTGTATGGAGCCTTACCAG CCTCTGTCAGAGTCGGAGGACGAAGTTAGTCTGATGGCGTACCGAACTCGGTCCAAGCGTCCTTTACGTGATGTGCCACTGGGACGACTGGAGGCAGAGCTTCGAGCTCCGGACATCACGCCTGACATGTATGACTCAAGCTCTGCCCCGGAGGACAGGGAGTGGACTGATTGGCTGAGAGGCCTGATGAGCTCAGACATGGACAATGAAG ATGAgtgtgatgatgaagatgatccAGAGTACAACTTCTTGGCTGACATTGATGAACCTGACCTGGAGGATTACCGTGATGACAAGGCTGTCCGCATCACTA AGAAGGAGGTGAATGAACTGATGGAGGAGTTGTTTGAAACG CTGAAAGAAGACCTTGCGGGACAGGAAGTTGAAGATGAAGGTcacgaggaagaggaggagccaCAAACAATTCAGACTCACACACCAGAGGAGCAGCACAATAC AGGGCCGAGTGGTGACATGGCAGAGGATGGACCAATTACACAGCTGCGTACGGTGAAGCAGCAGCTGGCTCTGATCAGGAGGAGACAACAGACACAGGCACCGTGTTACACACACATAGTGTGTGCTGAGCCGTACACACTAAGACTAGACCTGCAGCAGAAGGCTCGGTTGCAGCAGCACCTAcagcag caCATCCAGCTGCTGACTCAGGTTCACCTGTTGGCCTCACCTGTTGCCAAACTCTGTAGTGAGGCTGAGACCACCAGACAGTTCCTG TTTGAGTTGGATGTCTTGGCTCAGAGATCTGAGCTGCTCATGTGTCCAGTTCGTCCCGGTTTCTGCAGCATCTTCAGAGCCTCCAACCTGCAGGGGGcactgcagctgctggaggagCTAAGACAGACCCCCATCAGCTACCAGCCCCAGCACCATTTACCTGACGCCAGAGGACACA TGCGGTGTTACCCCATTATGCCGGCTGACCTGGCCTGGCTGTTTGCCACTCGTCCAGTTTTCCTCTACCCAGAGCTCCTGCCCTGTGCTAGCCTGGACCCAGCTCTGTACTGCCCCCGCAGGACATCTGCCTTCACTGCAGCTGAAGATTG cCTATTAGTGCTCGGCCTCAGGAACATGGAGGGATCATGTGACCCAACTAAGTTGGTGTCTCAGTTTCTGCTAAGGAAAACTCTGGTCCAGGTCCGAAGAAGGATCCTGCAGTGCTGTAGACCTGGTTTCCCTGACAACATTGTAAAG GCCTACAGGTATCAGCGCGTCCTGTGGCCAATGCCTGTGGCCTGTAGCCCCGTTGATGCAGGAGAACTACGCCCCCCTGTGGAGAGAGAGGAGCGCGTCATGCCTCTGTGGCTGGTG AGGAGTCTTCCCATCATCTATCTGACCATCAAACACAGTAACGGCTCATCTGTCTCTGCCCCTGAGGCACTGCCCCCCTGCAGGGGGAATCGCCCACGTCAGAGTCACCTGACATTTCTACGCTCTGCCTCAAACACCTACAGTTTTCCCCCCGGGACCAGATACCCCCCTTTAATCCCCAAATATCTTGACTTCAGACGCATTGGCTTCGTCCTGCTACAGCAGCCCCTACCCCCTCCTCCCACAGATCCTTCCCCCCTACCTGAGGATCGGATACAACCCTGTTCCCAATCACCACCTTCTACTCCTCCCTCCACCTGTTCTCTTCGAGCTCCAAGCCCCCCTCAAGTTTTCCTCCGCCGTCTCCTCCTCACTAGGCCGGACCCCCACACTTTTGACATCGCCTGCAAAGTCTCTATGGCAACCAGAGAGAAAATCTTCCGCCACTATCAGACCCTCGCTGGCCTGAGGAGGGGAAGGGAAGATGAAGACCCTTCCCAGGTGATAGTGACTGATGATATCATCAGAATTAATGACATGGAGGGAGAGGggaaggagagaaaggaggaaagtgaagaggaggaggaagagagcgAGGTCTTCCTGGCCCTGTCTGAATCATCATCCAGTGCCACAGGAAGTATCGTCCATGAAGACAACCTGGCTGACTGCGAGGAGGGGGATTCAGAGAGAGAAGTGGAAGTTAACCTGATGCCTTCCagagaaaatgaagatgatgatgacgatgatgatgatggaaggACATCCTCAGATGAATCCAGGGCCTCTGTCCTGCAGCTGCAG AGGAATGCGACTTCCGATGGAAcggatgatgaagatgaggaggcGGAGGCGGAGGATGTGGCGTTTGCTCAGGATTATCTCCTCAGG ACTGGaggcctgtccagggtggaccccacctctcactcAATGACCCTTCAACCCttaacagaaataaacattttaataaattga